aattcaaacttttttacaacagcatattatatatattttttcttttaaatttcttGGCAAATCTACCACGATATTGTATGTGTAACAcaagtgtttaaaaaatgtaataagactttatttattgatatgtGATTTGTGGTGATAAAGAAAACAATAGGGCTCATAGATCTATTAATAAGGATAATAATTGGGGAATAGTAACTTTGTTTGAAAAAGCACTTTTTATGAGACAAAATACagtaagatgaaaaaaaactattaaaaacaaaaattagatgaaataaatcaaccaaaaaatgaaaataaattgtttagtttcaaatttcagtttaaaatttttatttaaatagttttaaatgttttgttgtttggcaAAACCATTGTCTTTATTCTATATTATGTTTAACCCATAAAATGTAACATCATGtcaatttattttaatacttAAACGCTTCAACAGAACAAATGACTTCAGCGTGACATTTCTAGTGTGCGTTTCCTATAAAAACCTTttcctgtttcactgttttttattgaaactgagcagtgatgtgaaaaccctgtgttttattgtgtgaaaACGCAGCCAACTGTTTTCCCAAGTGTAAGAACGGAGGCGTGTGTCTTCGTCCTGGAAAGTGCAGATGTCTCGCCGGCTTTGGAGGACGATACTGTCACAAAGGTAAAAAATGAGAATGCAGTTTGACCCAGTTTTGCTGGCTGTGAGGGTTCAGAGAGGATTATTAAACCTGATTATTAAACAACAATTTAACCTAAATTAGTTATTAATGCTCAGATTATGACTTCCTGGGCCAATTACgatctttaaaataacaaattggCCAATATTGTGTTATCtgtaatttttttattcttcttcaaTGGTGGAAAAAcaattaaatcttttttttttttaaaaacgcaaaattatttacacatttttgggCGATATGGCCAAAACTGGAACATCGTCCGACTTTTCCGTGTCACGTTTTACATGAGCGCAACGATGGAACTGACCAGGAAgtgaatgttgtttttacagggTCATTGTTTTCTAAAGTCAGTCCAGACTAAAACTTTGCTGCAGAGTCTTTGTCGTAAAACTCTAAAACACCAGTTTTTGTCCAGAAGACTTTGTGGATCTGTTTAGAACTTCACCTGCTTACATTTAAAACCATCTCACGTAAACATGTGAAGATGTCGCTGAAATAAATCTGAACTTGTTAAATGAGACCATGTTCtgccaaatctgtaatctgatcAGATCCAGGTTAAACTAAAGCCCCGCCCCCATACAAGAAGATAatggaccagattttggtccagGTCTGGATCTTTCCTGACAATCGTGAGTGTCTTCCTTCTGATTTGAGGATGACTTGAACAGATTATCCTGTCATGTGAGAGATTAACAGACGTGATTTCAAATCgtaaacatgttttcatatttacaaTTTGAACACCGATTGTGGGCGTGCCCAGAACTAAACCtttgtttagaaccgtaacttACGTACAAGACGAGTggattccgtcttctcagcacaaaacatcgtaCACAATGCCAacagtctgtttatattctgaagtcacgttaaatcacgcgagtttctgtgagatcctaAATCCCTGGAATCAGGAAGTCGGTAACAGAAGAACAAACTAACACACTGAGGAGAACAGACCATTTCTCACTCTGCCAGAAGACGTTTGTGGACGTGACGGCTGACGGTTTGCGATCTTTGTTTTGGCAGTCACGTGTGACGGAGGTTGCTGGAACGGCGGAGAATGCACCCCCGTCAACGGAGTGGCCAAGTGCATCTGTCCGTCAAGCTGGACCGGCTCCAGATGCCAAGAGGGTCAGTTTACAGCCGTATCTAATGACGCCGTTAACACCACCAGGTCACAGCTCTCGCTGACGGAAACTAAACCACGCTCAGATCTTAATCGTTTTACTGCTTTTTACATCGTGATTAAGTCACGTTGGCAGTTTGATTCATGATGTGTGTAAAGTAGTTACTGTCTCTACAGGAGCTGTCGACTGAACAGAGcctgttattttttattaagtAATAAAAGAGGCTGCAACTGGAAGAGTAATAAATCATAAACGCAGTTTTTACAGAGTAATATTAATGCTCAACATTTACCACAATggaaaaccactcactctcccacacgcacacacacactctttttaacatcacacacacaggagttgttgatccattcgctgcctccatcactaagttcaaatgtgttgtttagtaaaattcagtgtttaaaatcctttgttcagattgacctcagtgacacaaagtgaccacacgaggcagcagaggaccagcagctcctgtgtccccgccagctaaaatcactgatttcctctgcggactttggtgtaggagagtgagtgctttacagacttcagtttctgGTAGTAAAGAATTATCTCTAATGGTCTAATCGCCATTATACAGACCTTTACTACCAGTTAATAGACTGCAGTGCATCTCACTCTGCCCTTTAAAGTACGGGACCCCAAACTAATCACTTGCGACCTACATGTGGGTCCCTAAACCCAGTGTTTGGGCCTCTCTggtttgttgtattttaagCTCAGATGTGCGTGCTGGCATGTTGAGAATGTCTCACTGTGGTCTGTTGCAGCCATTTGTCCACAAGGCTGCAGGAACGGGGGCAGCTGTGTGGCTCCAGGAATCTGCAGCTGTCCAGAGGGATGGCTGGGCGGAGCTTGCCACACGGGtcagttttcaaaaaaacactattattattattattattattattctttcatttatgatttttctcctcttcctggtCTGTATTTCTGACTGCACTCTCCTCACAGCCTCCATAAACACTTTATATTCTACAATAATAGAAATATGAACTGTAACCCAGACATGGAAACACATGGATTTACAGCGTTAGTCGTAAATACGTCCACAGTCACTTCCACATTCTCCAGGGTTTTTTGGCTCAGGACACTTTGACCCCGTCCATAAAACTCGGCTTTACAGCTGATTTAGCACGTTAATTCAGAGTCGAAGTCCACTGATGAATCACATGACTGTGatcaggagaggaggagcagaaactACTGAACAGCAGGGCTGCAACCATTCATCCATTATTAaaagattcatttagtaatcgcaAGTTACTTCTGTAATCAgagtgttttctgtgatttttcagcttcttaaatgtgaatattttctggtttctttgctccaaataaacaaaataaatcattaaaactggatcattttagtttgtggacaaaaacaagacatttgacgtTTGAAGTTTGACAAactatcaacatttttttttaaggttttctgacattttatggaccaaacgattaatcgagaaagtcgccgacagatgaatcgataatgaaaataatcgttagtctTTTAAAAAATGAGTGCCTGTAGGTTGTGTTGTGCTGCGGTTGACGACGTGTTGTGTTTTCCAGGCTTTACAAAGATTTAACATCttttatatttgaatgtttttcagCTGTTTGTTCTCAGCCCTGCGTGAACGGAGGGAAGTGCATTTCTCCCGACAAATGTCGCTGTCGCTCGCCTTTCTCCGGCGTTCGCtgtgaggagaggaaaaagTTTCACTAGAGTAAACTCTGCCGGAGGTCACAGGTCAACGGGGCCCAATCAGGGACGAGGACAGCTTTAACTGAACATTgttagttttaatatttttactcTTAATGACTTGTATTATGttcttttttactgtaaaaacatgtattataCTTTAATTTGTCAATGAATTGCATGAATTATCAAAGCTcatttagaaagaaaaagaaatggtagaattttcttttattttgtcacatgtTTCTTGTATCACAGTGAAATTTGGtgctaataaaaacattttgaacaAGGCAGCGGTTATGACTTTAATACACAACTCACATGAGCCTCAAACAATATATTAAAGAAAGCAATAACAGAAGCAACATGTATatgttttcatctttttctAACTAACCATCTGAATTAGgcagaattttcttttttttttctttaaactaaGAAACGACAAATGTCAGTTTGGTCAAAGTTATAAAGTGTTTAAAATTGTGAAATTAAagataataaaatgaaagattactgctgcgttccatttacatcggaagtcAGAGAGCGGGAGTGACATTAGCAACATGTTCACGGATAAAAACTCAACGACtgatttaatgtaaaacaaaagtgCAATTAAAGGCACATTCATCTGTTTTACCTCCACACGTCCTTTGCTTTGGTCTGGACGTTAcgcaatacttcctctagagggcggTGCCGagttgcaggcatcaacaaacaCGGCGACCTTTtgaagaggttattttattgtgcttgatctgaaataaacagaaaataaacagcaaGCGTATAATTGAGTCCAGCTACGACTGTAATAGAAAAGCAGATATCGGGTTTGTGAGGTTACTCCGACTTCCGACTATAACTGGAAcgtatgaaacacacacacacacacacacacacacacacatctgtgtaaAAATCCCTGCTGACGACTTAAACACGTGTGCCACTTCAAAACATGAGGTAGTGAAATACGGGGACAAAAAGACACGTGCAATTCATCAAAGTCCCTCTGTTCAAacgttcaacacacacacacacacacacacacacacacacacacacactctc
The sequence above is a segment of the Solea solea chromosome 13, fSolSol10.1, whole genome shotgun sequence genome. Coding sequences within it:
- the seraf gene encoding von Willebrand factor D and EGF domain-containing protein → MASTTLLTPFACVVALFAVAAAGSDAPRGVAVGFVFDINAKCEPPCEHAGVCIRNNTCFCSRGYEGESCQYANCFPKCKNGGVCLRPGKCRCLAGFGGRYCHKVTCDGGCWNGGECTPVNGVAKCICPSSWTGSRCQEAICPQGCRNGGSCVAPGICSCPEGWLGGACHTAVCSQPCVNGGKCISPDKCRCRSPFSGVRCEERKKFH